The sequence below is a genomic window from Rhodococcus sp. 4CII.
CCGCCGGACACCGAACTTCTCCGCGATGGCGCCATCGGCATCCGACAGCAGCGGGTAGTCGAACGACTGCGCCTCGGCGAACGACGCCTGCTTCGCCACGGCGTCGGTGCTGATCCCGGCACGCGACGCGCCCAGGGCGGAGAACTCGACGCCGAGATCCCGGAAATGGCAGGCCTCGGCGGTGCAGACCGGCGTCGACGCCGCGGGGTAGAAGAACAGCACCAGCGGGCCGTCCTCGAGAAGGCTCGACAGCGACCGTGCGATGCCGTCCTGATCGGGCAGGGTGAATTCCGGTGCGAGCTGACCTGGCTTCATGAGTGCCGAGGCTACCCGCGCACGCAGCCACGACGAGTGCGCCTGGGATGATGGTCGGCATGCACGGCGAGCCCAACACGATTCCCGCACCCGAGTCCGCCGCCACCCCGGCCGACGGCGGGTCCGACTCGACCACCACGCGCGAGCAGTTCCACGCTCTCGCCGCCGAACACCGGGTGGTTCCGGTGACGCGCAAGGTGTTGGCTGACGCGGAAACTCCGCTGTCGGCGTACACCAAGCTCGCGGCGAACCGGCCCGGCACCTTCCTGCTCGAGTCGGCGGAGAACGGCCGGTCGTGGTCGCGATGGTCGTTCATCGGGGCGGGCAGTCCCGCCGCGCTCACGGTCGTCGACGGTGAGGCCGCCTGGTACGGCAACGTTCCCGCGGGTGTGCCGTCCGGCGGGGATCCGATCGCGGCCCTCGGCCGGACGCTGGAACTGCTCCGGACCGAGCGACTGCCCGACCTCCCGCCGCTGACCGGCGGCATGGTCGGCTTCCTCGGTTACGACGCGGTCCGGCGCATCGAGCGCATCGGTGAGCACGCCACCGACGACTTGCAGGTCCCCGAAATGGTCATGCTGCTCGCGACGGATCTCGCGGCGGTCGACCACCACGAGGGCGCCATCACCCTCATCGCCAACGCCGTCAACTGGGACGGCACGGACGAACGTGTCGACGAGGCCTACGACTCGGCGGTCGAGCGGCTGGACCGGATGACCCGGGCACTGTCGGCCCCGGCGTCGTCGACGGTGTCGACGTTCGCGAAGCCCGCCCCCGACTACCGGCGTCAGCGCACCACCGAAGGTTTCGGTGCGGATGTGCGCAAGCTCGTCGGGGACATCGAGGCGGGCGAGGCGTTCCAGGTGGTGCTGTCGCAGCGTTTCGAGATCGACTGCACCGCGGACCCGATCGACGTCTACCGGATGCTCCGCGCCTCCAACCCCAGCCCGTACATGTACCTCCTCAACGTGCCGGACGGCGGCGGCGAGACCGCGTTCTCGATCGTCGGGTCGAGCCCGGAGGCTCTGGTGACCGTGTCGGAAGGCGTGGCGACGACGCACCCGATCGCCGGCACCCGGTGGCGTGGGCACACCGAGGAGGAGGACATCCTGCTCGAGAAGGATCTGCTCGCCGACGAGAAGGAGAACGCCGAGCACCTGATGCTCGTGGACCTGGGTCGCAACGATCTGGGGCGGGTGTGCGAACCGGGCACGGTGAAGGTGCACGACTACCGCCACATCGAGCGGTACAGCCACGTGATGCACCTCGTCTCCACCGTCACCGGTCACCTGGCGGAGGGCAAGCAGGCACTCGACGCCGTCACTGCCTGCTTCCCGGCAGGAACCTTGTCCGGTGCGCCGAAGGTCCGGGCGATGCAGCTGATCGAGGAACTCGAGCCGACGCGCCGCGGAATCTACGGCGGCATCATCGGTTACCTCGACTTCGCCGGCGACGCCGACACGGCGATCGCGATCCGGACCGCGCTGATCAAGGACGGCGTCGGGTACGTCCAGGCCGGCGCCGGTGTCGTCGCCGACTCGAACCCCGAGTACGAGGACACCGAGGCGCGGAACAAGGCGATGGCGGTGCTCAGCGCGATCGCGGCGGCGCACACACTGAAGACCCTGGGAGGCGACACGCAGTGAGTGAGGCGTCGGAGACGGTTCGGGAACCCGCGCGGGCGGGAGGTCGCCGGTCGATGATCGCGGTCCTGCTGCTCGCGGTCGCCGCGGTGTGCCTGTGGGGTGCGTCCCGGATGACGTGGGTCGAGGTCACCTCCTCCGACGGGCTCGGCGAGGCACGCACCGCGGCGCTCGTCGGCGGCACGTGGGCTGCGGCGCTCACACCACTCGCACTGACCCTGGTCGCCGCGATCGCGGCGTCGTTCGCGGTCAAGGGCTGGGCGCTTCGGGTGCTCGGTGTGCTCGTCGCGGTGGTGGCCGTCGCGGCTGCCGTGCCCGCGGTGAGGTTGATCGTCTCCGGCGCCTCCGACGACGAGGCGGGACGGCTGGCCGAACTCCCGGGCCGCGCCGAGGTCCAATCGGTGTCGGTGCACGTCGGACCCGCCGTGCTCGTGCTGATCGGCGCGCTCGCGGCCCTCGTCGCCGCCGTGGAACTCGTCCGGCGTCCCCGGGTGCGGGCCGGGCTCTCCTCCAAGTACGACAGCCCGGGTGCCCGGCGCGATGCGGCGAAGACCGGCGGCGATTCGGTCGGCGAACCCGTCACCCAGCGCATGCTCTGGGACGCGCTCGACGCGGGGGAGGACCCGACGGTCGACGACAAGAAAGCCGAAGCTGTCGACCAAGTTGACGACGACGGCAGGGACCCGGGTACCCGAACGTAAACAGAATCAGAGTGCCATCTAGGCTGGCTTCACCCCTGATGATGTTCCTCACATCGGGTTTCTGCCCAGAAAGGACTCGGGCCACGATGACTGTTCTCGACTCGATTCTCGACGGGGTGCGCGCCGACGTCGCCGCCCGCGAAGCCGTCCTTGACTTCGCCGCAGTCAAGGCTGCCGCCGCTGCCGCACCGCCGGCCCTCGATGCCGCGGCCGCCCTGCTCGAGCCGGGCATCGGAGTCATCGCCGAGGTCAAGCGCGCGAGCCCCTCGAAGGGGGCGCTCGCCGACATCGCCGATCCCGCCGACCTGGCCGCCGCCTACCAGGCCGGTGGCGCCCGGGTGATCAGTGTGCTCACCGAAGAGCGACGGTTCCAGGGGTCTCTCGCGGACCTCGACGCCGTGCGCCGGGCGGTGAGCATTCCGATCCTCCGCAAGGACTTCATCGTCGGGCCGTACCAGATCCACGAGGCCCGCGCGCACGGCGCCGACGTCGTGCTGCTCATCGTCGCCGCTCTCGACCAGCACGCGCTGGCTTCGCTCATCGACCGCACGGAGTCGCTCGGGATGACCGCCCTCGTGGAGGTGCACACCGAGCAGGAAGCCAATCGGGCGCTCGAAGCGGGCGCCAAGGTCATCGGGGTCAACGCGCGCAACCTCAAGACGCTCGAGGTCGACAAGAACACGTTCGGCGAGATCGCTCCCGGGCTGCCCACGGAGATCATCAAGATCGCAGAGTCCGGGGTCCGCGGCACGGCCGACCTGCTGGCCTACGCCGGTGCCGGAGCCGATGCGGTCCTGGTCGGCGAAGGCCTCGTCACCAGCGGGGATCCGCGCAAGGCGGTGGCCGATCTGGTCAATGCCGGCGCGCACCCGTCCTGCCCCAAGCCGTCGCGCTGAGCCTGCGTCGGCGGAACTGACCCGGACGGCGGCGGCACCCGGCGTTGGGGCAGACTGGACCTTGTGACTTCACGTAATTCGGAAACCGTCTTCAAGGGTGGCAATCTGCCGACTGCCAGCGCCGGAATCGCCGAGCGCACGACGCACGACCCCGACGCCGGAGGTCATTTCGGCGTGTACGGCGGACGGCACGTGCCGGAGGCCCTGATGGCAGTGATCGAGGAGGTCACCGCCGAGTACGAGAAGGCACGCGCCGACGACGCGTTCCTGCACGAACTCGATCGTCTCCAGCGCGATTACACCGGCCGTCCGTCGCCGATCTTCGAGGCGACCCGCATGAGCGAATTCGCCGGCGGAGCGCGTCTCATCCTCAAGCGCGAAGACCTCAACCACACCGGGTCGCACAAGATCAACAACGTGCTCGGCCAGGTGCTGCTCGCCAAGCGCATGGGCAAGACCCGGATCATCGCCGAGACCGGCGCCGGACAGCACGGGGTGGCCACCGCCACCGCCTGTGCCCTTCTCGGTCTCGAATGCGTCATTTACATGGGTGCCGTCGACACGAAGCGGCAGGCGTTGAACGTCGCCCGCATGCGGCTGCTCGGCTCCTCGGTGGTGTCCGTCGAGTCGGGGTCGAAGACCCTCAAGGACGCCATCAACGAGGCGCTGCGCGACTGGGTCACCAATGCCGACAACACCTACTACTGCTTCGGTACGGCGGCGGGGCCGCACCCGTTCCCGACCATCGTCCGCGACTTCCAGCGGGTCGTGGGTCTGGAGACGCGCGCGCAGGTGCAGGCGCTGACCGGCCGGCTGCCCGACGCGGTGACGGCCTGCGTCGGCGGCGGTTCCAACGCCATCGGCATCTTCCACGCGTTCCTCGACGACCCGGCCGTCCGGCTGGTCGGCTACGAGGCCGCAGGTGACGGTGTCGAGACCGGGCGGCATGCCGCCACGTTCGCGGCAGGCACGCCGGGTGCGTTCCAGGGCGCGTACTCGTACCTGCTGCAGGACGAGGACGGGCAGACCATCGAGTCGCATTCGATCTCCGCGGGCCTCGACTACCCGGGTGTCGGGCCCGAGCACGCACTCCTCAAGGACATCGGCCGCGCCACCTACGAACCGGTCACCGACACCGAGGCGATGGACGCCCTGCGGTTGCTGTCCGAGCGCGAGGGCATCATTCCGGCCATCGAATCCGCCCACGCCGTCGCCGGCGCGCTGCGGCTGGGCCGCGAGCTGGGGGAGGGCGCGATCGTCGTCGTCAGCCTGTCCGGGCGCGGCGACAAGGACATGGACACGGCGGCCGAGTGGTTCGGATTGTTCGATCCCGACGACTCGACCGAGACCACCACGACTGACAAGGAAGGTTCGGCCAAGTGAGCGAACGACTCTCGCGCCTCGCCCCGACGTTCGCGCAGTGCCGCGAGGAGAAGCGTGCCGCGCTCGTCGGGTATCTCCCGGCCGGTTTCCCCACCGTCCGGGAATCGATCGACGTGTTCACGGCGATGGTCGAATCCGGTTGCGACATCGTCGAGGTCGGCATCGCCTACTCCGACCCGGTGATGGACGGTCCGACCATCCAGGCCGCGGCCGAGACGGCGCTCCAGAACGGTGTCCGGGTGCGCGACGTCTTCACCGTCGTCGAGGCCATCGCGGCGGCCGGCGGCAAGGCCGTGGTGATGACGTACTGGAACCCGGTTCTGCAGTACGGCGTCGACAAATTCTCCCGTGACCTGGCGAGTGCCGGTGGCCTCGGGCTGATCACGCCTAACCTCATCCCCGAGGAGGCCGGCGAGTGGATCGCCGCGTCGAAGGAACACGACCTCGACCGGATCTTCCTGGTGGCGCCGTCGTCGACCGAGGAGCGCCTCGCGTTGACCCTCGACGCCAGCAGCGGTTTCGTGTACGCCGCCTCCACGATGGGTGTCACCGGCGCGCGTGACGCGGTGTCGTCGATGGCCCCCGAGCTGACCGCCCGCATCCGCGCCCATTCGGACATTCCGGTGGGCGTCGGGCTGGGTGTGCGTTCCGGCGCCCAGGCCGCCGAGATCGCCGCGTACGCAGACGCCGTCATCGTCGGATCTGCGCTGGTCACCGCGGCGGAGAACGGTCTGGACGCGGTGCGCTCGCTCACGGAGGAACTCGCCGAGGGCGTTCGCTCGGCTACCGTGGCGTCGTGACTTCCACTGTGGACGTACTGGCCTACATTCCGAGTCCGCCCCAAGGTGTCTGGTATGTCGGACCGGTGGCCCTGCGCGCGTACGCGCTGTTCATCATCGTCGGGATCATAGTCGCGATCGTGTGGGGCGACCGCCGCTGGGTCGCTCGCGGTGGCGAGAAGGGCACCGTCCTCGACATCGCGATCTGGGCGGTGCCGTTCGGCCTGATCGGCGGCCGGCTGTATCACGTGATGACCGACTGGCCGACCTACTTCGCGGAGGGTGGCCACCCCGTCGACGCCCTGAAGGTGTGGCAGGGCGGCCTCGGTATCTGGGGCGCCGTGGCCCTCGGCGGTGTCGGCGCCTGGATCGGATGCCGTCGCCGCGGCATCCCGTTGCCGGCGCTCGGCGACGCGATCGCGCCTGCGATCCTGCTCGCGCAGGCCATCGGCCGGTTCGGAAACTACTTCAACCAGGAGTTGTACGGTCGCGAGACCGACGTCCCGTGGGGGCTCGAGATCTTCGAGCGCCGCAACGATGCTGGTCAGGTGTCGCCGCAGCTGATCGACGGCGTCTCCACCGGTCAGGTCGCGTTCGTGGTGCATCCGACGTTCCTGTACGAGGCGCTCTGGAACGTGCTGATCGTCCTCGTGCTCGTAGGGGTCGATCGCCGGTTCCGGATCGGCCACGGCCGGCTGTTCGCGCTGTACGTCGCCGGCTACTGTGCCGGACGCTTCTGGATCGAACTGATGCGCAGCGATCACGCCAGCCTCATCGCGGGCATCCGCGTGAATTCGTTCACCTCGGCCGTCGTGTTCGTCGCGGCCCTGGTGTACTTCTTCGCCGCCACGAAGGGCCGCGAGGATCCGGCGGACCTGCGACCCGCCGGCAGCGAACCGATCGAGAGCGAGACCGCGGAGACAGACCCCGAAGAGAAGGCGGCGGACGAGGGCACCGACGTGCCTGCGTCGAAGCCGGCATCGGAGGAGAAGGCCGCGAGCACTGCGAGTGCGGTCGGCGACGCGGGCACGAAATCCATCGACAGCAAGAAGGATGACGCGAATGACTGAACCGGGCAAAGCATCCGACGATTCCGGCGAGGGTGTACCCGAGGACACACCCAAGGTCGACTTGGGGAAGAGCAGCGACGGCACCGAGAACACCGAGTCGAACCTGCCGCCCGAGTTCGGTTCACCCTTCGATTACGACGCCACCGCCGAGGCCTCGCTGTCCCAGCCGCCGGCCA
It includes:
- the trpB gene encoding tryptophan synthase subunit beta; protein product: MTSRNSETVFKGGNLPTASAGIAERTTHDPDAGGHFGVYGGRHVPEALMAVIEEVTAEYEKARADDAFLHELDRLQRDYTGRPSPIFEATRMSEFAGGARLILKREDLNHTGSHKINNVLGQVLLAKRMGKTRIIAETGAGQHGVATATACALLGLECVIYMGAVDTKRQALNVARMRLLGSSVVSVESGSKTLKDAINEALRDWVTNADNTYYCFGTAAGPHPFPTIVRDFQRVVGLETRAQVQALTGRLPDAVTACVGGGSNAIGIFHAFLDDPAVRLVGYEAAGDGVETGRHAATFAAGTPGAFQGAYSYLLQDEDGQTIESHSISAGLDYPGVGPEHALLKDIGRATYEPVTDTEAMDALRLLSEREGIIPAIESAHAVAGALRLGRELGEGAIVVVSLSGRGDKDMDTAAEWFGLFDPDDSTETTTTDKEGSAK
- a CDS encoding anthranilate synthase component I, translated to MHGEPNTIPAPESAATPADGGSDSTTTREQFHALAAEHRVVPVTRKVLADAETPLSAYTKLAANRPGTFLLESAENGRSWSRWSFIGAGSPAALTVVDGEAAWYGNVPAGVPSGGDPIAALGRTLELLRTERLPDLPPLTGGMVGFLGYDAVRRIERIGEHATDDLQVPEMVMLLATDLAAVDHHEGAITLIANAVNWDGTDERVDEAYDSAVERLDRMTRALSAPASSTVSTFAKPAPDYRRQRTTEGFGADVRKLVGDIEAGEAFQVVLSQRFEIDCTADPIDVYRMLRASNPSPYMYLLNVPDGGGETAFSIVGSSPEALVTVSEGVATTHPIAGTRWRGHTEEEDILLEKDLLADEKENAEHLMLVDLGRNDLGRVCEPGTVKVHDYRHIERYSHVMHLVSTVTGHLAEGKQALDAVTACFPAGTLSGAPKVRAMQLIEELEPTRRGIYGGIIGYLDFAGDADTAIAIRTALIKDGVGYVQAGAGVVADSNPEYEDTEARNKAMAVLSAIAAAHTLKTLGGDTQ
- the lgt gene encoding prolipoprotein diacylglyceryl transferase; the protein is MTSTVDVLAYIPSPPQGVWYVGPVALRAYALFIIVGIIVAIVWGDRRWVARGGEKGTVLDIAIWAVPFGLIGGRLYHVMTDWPTYFAEGGHPVDALKVWQGGLGIWGAVALGGVGAWIGCRRRGIPLPALGDAIAPAILLAQAIGRFGNYFNQELYGRETDVPWGLEIFERRNDAGQVSPQLIDGVSTGQVAFVVHPTFLYEALWNVLIVLVLVGVDRRFRIGHGRLFALYVAGYCAGRFWIELMRSDHASLIAGIRVNSFTSAVVFVAALVYFFAATKGREDPADLRPAGSEPIESETAETDPEEKAADEGTDVPASKPASEEKAASTASAVGDAGTKSIDSKKDDAND
- a CDS encoding peroxiredoxin encodes the protein MKPGQLAPEFTLPDQDGIARSLSSLLEDGPLVLFFYPAASTPVCTAEACHFRDLGVEFSALGASRAGISTDAVAKQASFAEAQSFDYPLLSDADGAIAEKFGVRRGLLGKLAPVKRSTFVIDTDRTVLEVISSEFRANTHGDQALAFLRTRQAT
- the trpA gene encoding tryptophan synthase subunit alpha codes for the protein MSERLSRLAPTFAQCREEKRAALVGYLPAGFPTVRESIDVFTAMVESGCDIVEVGIAYSDPVMDGPTIQAAAETALQNGVRVRDVFTVVEAIAAAGGKAVVMTYWNPVLQYGVDKFSRDLASAGGLGLITPNLIPEEAGEWIAASKEHDLDRIFLVAPSSTEERLALTLDASSGFVYAASTMGVTGARDAVSSMAPELTARIRAHSDIPVGVGLGVRSGAQAAEIAAYADAVIVGSALVTAAENGLDAVRSLTEELAEGVRSATVAS
- the trpC gene encoding indole-3-glycerol phosphate synthase TrpC, which gives rise to MTVLDSILDGVRADVAAREAVLDFAAVKAAAAAAPPALDAAAALLEPGIGVIAEVKRASPSKGALADIADPADLAAAYQAGGARVISVLTEERRFQGSLADLDAVRRAVSIPILRKDFIVGPYQIHEARAHGADVVLLIVAALDQHALASLIDRTESLGMTALVEVHTEQEANRALEAGAKVIGVNARNLKTLEVDKNTFGEIAPGLPTEIIKIAESGVRGTADLLAYAGAGADAVLVGEGLVTSGDPRKAVADLVNAGAHPSCPKPSR
- a CDS encoding TIGR02234 family membrane protein, which produces MSEASETVREPARAGGRRSMIAVLLLAVAAVCLWGASRMTWVEVTSSDGLGEARTAALVGGTWAAALTPLALTLVAAIAASFAVKGWALRVLGVLVAVVAVAAAVPAVRLIVSGASDDEAGRLAELPGRAEVQSVSVHVGPAVLVLIGALAALVAAVELVRRPRVRAGLSSKYDSPGARRDAAKTGGDSVGEPVTQRMLWDALDAGEDPTVDDKKAEAVDQVDDDGRDPGTRT